In one window of Psychrobacter sp. P2G3 DNA:
- a CDS encoding 2Fe-2S iron-sulfur cluster binding domain-containing protein, with protein sequence MSYEVTIEPTGDVIEVEDGQTLLQAALRQGVWLPFACGHGTCGTCKVQVLEGFVDLGEASTFALMEVERDEGKVLACCCYPESDLVIEADIDVDPDFLGYPVQDYTATVIERNSLSPTILGVRLQLDEDIQFQAGQYINLDIPDVGTRAFSIANPPSQPNVIELHVRLVPDGKGTSWLHNDLSVGDEISLSGPYGQFFVRNSDNQDVIFVAGGSGLSSPESMILDLLEQGDRRQIYLFQGARNIPELYHRDKFEQLARDNENFHYIPALSAEDTLGEWTGFKGYVNDAVNQHFDGKCSGHKAYLCGPPPMIDSTITTLMQARLFERDIHMERFLTAADGSEESSRSALFKRI encoded by the coding sequence ATGTCTTATGAAGTGACTATTGAGCCGACTGGCGATGTTATAGAAGTTGAAGACGGTCAAACATTATTACAGGCCGCTTTGCGACAAGGAGTGTGGTTACCTTTTGCTTGTGGTCATGGCACTTGTGGGACTTGTAAAGTGCAAGTGCTTGAGGGTTTTGTTGACCTTGGAGAGGCGTCTACCTTTGCACTCATGGAGGTTGAGCGTGACGAGGGCAAAGTGCTGGCTTGTTGCTGTTATCCTGAATCTGATTTGGTGATTGAGGCCGATATCGATGTCGATCCTGATTTTTTAGGATATCCTGTGCAAGATTATACGGCAACGGTCATTGAGAGGAATTCGTTATCACCTACTATATTGGGCGTTCGCTTGCAGTTGGATGAAGATATACAGTTTCAAGCAGGTCAGTATATCAATCTGGACATCCCTGATGTTGGTACTCGAGCTTTTTCTATTGCCAATCCTCCATCGCAACCGAATGTAATTGAGCTACATGTACGATTGGTACCTGATGGAAAAGGTACATCTTGGCTACATAATGACCTGTCTGTCGGTGATGAAATTTCTTTATCAGGTCCTTATGGTCAGTTTTTTGTCCGAAACAGTGATAATCAAGATGTAATTTTTGTGGCTGGCGGGTCTGGATTATCTAGTCCTGAATCTATGATTTTAGATCTTTTGGAGCAGGGCGATAGGCGTCAGATTTATTTGTTTCAGGGAGCAAGGAATATCCCTGAGCTATACCATAGAGATAAATTTGAACAATTAGCAAGAGATAATGAAAATTTTCACTATATTCCAGCTTTAAGTGCTGAAGATACACTGGGAGAGTGGACGGGGTTCAAAGGCTATGTAAATGATGCGGTTAACCAGCACTTTGATGGTAAGTGCTCAGGGCACAAGGCTTATCTGTGTGGACCACCGCCAATGATAGACTCTACTATTACTACGCTGATGCAAGCACGACTATTCGAACGCGATATTCATATGGAACGCTTTTTGACTGCGGCTGATGGCAGTGAGGAATCAAGTCGCTCCGCTTTGTTCAAAAGAATATAA
- the uvrA gene encoding excinuclease ABC subunit UvrA — MTSKNNKNKTNAEINLEIQNILNDSNNQIQVRGARVHNLKNVDVDLPRNALVVFTGISGSGKSSLAFGTLFAESQRRYLDSVSPYARRLIDQVDEPDVDAIEGLPPAVALQQQRGTPSVRSSVGSVTTVSNGLRMLYSRAGEYPADQEILYADAFSPNTPEGACPTCSGIGRVFEVTEALMVPDATKSIRERAISAWPPAWQGQNLSRILTTLGYDIDTPWNKLPKKARDWILFTDETPTVPVYPEYNTEQTRIAIEKGEKPNYMGTFTSAKNFILHSFANTQSPRTKKRVSQFMQISECPECHGKKLKKESLSVKFAGLDIGELSQLTLTELALKLEKTARTKVVNETPNREKAIVAQRIASDILTRVEALTRLGLGYLSLERTTPTLSPGELQRLRLATQIRSQLFGVVYVLDEPSAGLHPADTQALLRALDELIAAGNSVFVVEHDVSVIRHADWVVDVGPKAGTHGGEIVYSGPIEGLRNVAHSQTAQYLLTDTDSVDSTTNQLSTLSLRQPTAWLKLADIERNNIQGLSVEFPLGVMTCVTGVSGSGKSSLVSQALVELVNEALGQKAHVDSPTGEADLLEQEFETVTNGKIIAGMDKVSRLININQKAIGRTPRSNLATYTGLFDNVRKLFAATEQAKARGYDASRFSFNTVKGRCPNCEGLGFVSVELLFLPSVYAPCQVCHGQRYDDETLEITYRDKNIAEVLNLTVEAAYEFFADEASILRALAALLQVGLGYLRLGQPATELSGGEAQRIKLATELQRTQRGDTLYILDEPTTGLHPADVSMLMAQLNGLVNAGNTVIMVEHDMQVASNSDWIIDIGPGAGDEGGQIVAQGTPDEVAKSKTSRTAPFLLM, encoded by the coding sequence ATGACCTCTAAAAACAATAAGAATAAAACCAACGCTGAAATTAACTTAGAAATTCAAAACATCCTAAACGATTCTAACAACCAAATTCAAGTCAGAGGCGCACGTGTTCATAATTTAAAAAACGTTGATGTTGATTTACCGCGTAATGCGCTAGTAGTCTTTACGGGGATATCAGGTTCCGGTAAATCATCCTTAGCCTTTGGCACTTTATTTGCTGAGTCACAACGCCGTTATCTTGATTCTGTGTCGCCTTATGCGCGGCGTTTGATAGATCAGGTCGATGAGCCGGATGTCGATGCGATAGAAGGGTTGCCACCTGCGGTTGCATTACAGCAGCAACGAGGTACGCCGTCCGTACGCTCATCCGTTGGTAGTGTCACGACCGTATCGAACGGCCTGCGTATGCTGTACTCACGAGCTGGCGAGTACCCAGCAGATCAAGAGATACTATACGCCGATGCGTTTTCGCCTAATACGCCAGAAGGGGCGTGCCCAACGTGCTCGGGTATTGGTCGTGTGTTTGAAGTCACCGAAGCGCTGATGGTGCCTGATGCGACTAAGAGCATTCGTGAGCGTGCTATTTCTGCATGGCCGCCAGCTTGGCAAGGTCAAAACCTCAGTCGTATATTGACGACACTTGGCTACGATATCGACACTCCTTGGAATAAGCTGCCGAAGAAAGCTCGCGACTGGATTCTGTTCACTGATGAGACGCCGACGGTGCCTGTCTATCCTGAATATAATACTGAACAAACTCGCATAGCGATTGAGAAAGGCGAAAAGCCAAACTATATGGGCACCTTTACCAGTGCAAAAAACTTCATCTTACACTCATTTGCCAATACCCAAAGCCCGCGCACCAAAAAGCGCGTTTCGCAATTTATGCAAATATCTGAGTGTCCTGAGTGCCATGGGAAGAAGCTAAAAAAAGAGTCTCTATCGGTTAAGTTTGCAGGTCTGGATATTGGCGAGTTATCGCAGCTAACTTTAACCGAGCTAGCGCTTAAACTTGAAAAGACGGCTCGCACCAAGGTCGTTAATGAGACACCAAACCGCGAAAAAGCCATTGTTGCTCAGCGTATCGCCAGTGATATTCTCACTCGTGTCGAGGCATTAACGAGACTGGGATTGGGCTACTTATCACTTGAACGTACGACACCGACTTTGTCGCCAGGTGAGCTACAACGCTTGCGTCTGGCGACCCAAATACGCTCGCAGCTGTTTGGCGTGGTATATGTACTTGATGAGCCATCCGCGGGTTTGCATCCTGCTGATACACAGGCGCTATTGAGGGCATTGGATGAACTCATCGCCGCTGGTAATTCAGTGTTTGTCGTTGAACACGATGTCAGTGTCATCCGGCATGCTGATTGGGTAGTAGATGTGGGGCCAAAGGCTGGCACGCATGGTGGTGAGATTGTATACAGCGGTCCTATAGAGGGGTTGCGTAATGTCGCTCACTCACAAACGGCTCAATATCTACTTACTGATACTGATTCGGTGGATTCAACGACAAATCAGCTATCTACACTATCACTAAGACAGCCAACAGCATGGCTAAAACTGGCTGATATTGAACGCAATAACATCCAAGGGTTGAGCGTTGAGTTTCCGCTAGGCGTTATGACTTGTGTCACTGGCGTATCTGGCTCGGGTAAATCAAGTCTTGTGAGTCAGGCGTTGGTTGAGCTGGTCAATGAGGCTTTAGGACAAAAAGCGCACGTAGATTCACCAACGGGCGAAGCGGATCTGCTTGAGCAAGAGTTTGAGACGGTAACGAATGGCAAAATCATTGCTGGCATGGACAAAGTCAGTCGTCTTATTAATATCAATCAAAAAGCCATTGGTCGTACACCGCGCTCAAACCTTGCGACCTATACTGGACTGTTCGATAATGTCCGTAAATTATTTGCGGCAACTGAGCAGGCCAAAGCGCGCGGTTATGATGCGAGTCGCTTTTCATTTAACACGGTCAAAGGCCGTTGTCCAAATTGTGAGGGTTTAGGTTTTGTCAGTGTTGAGCTGTTGTTCCTGCCTAGTGTCTACGCGCCTTGCCAAGTCTGCCATGGTCAACGCTACGATGATGAAACGCTTGAAATCACGTATCGAGATAAAAACATCGCTGAAGTGCTAAATCTAACGGTGGAAGCGGCTTATGAGTTCTTTGCCGATGAGGCGTCTATTTTGCGTGCACTAGCTGCATTACTCCAAGTCGGGCTCGGTTATCTGCGTTTGGGTCAGCCGGCGACTGAGCTATCAGGTGGTGAAGCCCAGCGCATTAAGCTAGCAACTGAGCTGCAGCGTACGCAACGAGGTGATACGCTCTATATACTGGATGAACCGACCACTGGCTTGCATCCGGCAGATGTATCGATGTTGATGGCGCAGTTAAACGGACTCGTCAATGCAGGTAATACCGTCATTATGGTTGAGCACGATATGCAAGTGGCCAGTAATAGCGACTGGATTATTGATATCGGGCCAGGGGCAGGGGATGAGGGCGGACAGATAGTCGCTCAAGGCACACCTGATGAAGTGGCAAAATCAAAGACCAGCCGAACTGCGCCTTTTTTATTGATGTAG
- a CDS encoding phenol hydroxylase subunit P4 — MAVQAIRPEYTGDVMDKQANFGGNILVFIGWDEHLLFCSAKSFPLPPTMTFKDFKAGVLTEGFDQHPDFEHIKWDEVQWNLNGEMVTPSDEQTLAEIGFDHKSLLRFKTPGLNGWRGTGV; from the coding sequence ATGGCAGTTCAAGCAATCCGCCCTGAGTACACGGGTGACGTTATGGATAAACAAGCCAACTTTGGTGGTAATATTTTAGTCTTTATCGGTTGGGATGAGCATTTGCTGTTCTGTTCTGCCAAGTCTTTTCCATTACCGCCAACCATGACCTTTAAAGATTTCAAGGCTGGTGTTCTGACTGAAGGTTTTGATCAGCATCCTGACTTTGAACATATCAAATGGGATGAGGTGCAATGGAATTTAAATGGAGAGATGGTCACACCGTCGGATGAGCAAACACTAGCAGAGATTGGCTTTGATCATAAGTCATTGTTACGCTTTAAAACACCGGGTTTAAATGGTTGGAGAGGGACTGGTGTATAA
- a CDS encoding phenol hydroxylase subunit: protein MNSHTPQSNPPSFNDLPKYVRVRSAPDAKFVMFDFAIGDSSLFVELVLPPASFAAFCVNNNVITMTVEQMHFNDEEEDKWRYGTKSTLVGNNHSEARSS from the coding sequence ATGAATTCACACACCCCTCAATCAAATCCCCCTTCTTTTAATGATCTCCCTAAGTATGTTCGGGTCAGAAGTGCACCGGATGCCAAATTTGTCATGTTTGACTTCGCGATTGGAGATTCGAGTTTGTTCGTTGAACTGGTGCTACCTCCCGCAAGTTTTGCAGCATTTTGTGTCAACAATAATGTCATCACCATGACAGTTGAACAAATGCATTTCAATGATGAAGAGGAGGACAAATGGCGTTATGGCACCAAGTCTACGTTAGTAGGTAATAACCATTCTGAAGCTAGAAGCTCCTAG
- a CDS encoding peptidase, with amino-acid sequence MTYCAAIRLKEGMVFASDTRTNAGVDHISTFRKLYQYGVEGERFMVLQTAGSLATSQAVFNKLQSDINLRSEHSLHTVSSLFDGAQMVGECMRNVMTNAQRVANDNSSGTFTSSFLLGGQIKGQPPELYMIYPEGNCIRATQDTPFFQLGESKYGKPILDRSVKYDTGVNHAAQALMLSFDSTIHSNLSVGMPIDFVIYQNDSLTLPKGRRIEEDDEYFKTISRQWLEALRNTLVELPACPDNYWE; translated from the coding sequence ATGACTTATTGTGCGGCTATCCGCCTCAAAGAAGGGATGGTTTTTGCCAGTGACACCCGTACCAATGCAGGCGTGGACCACATATCAACCTTTAGAAAGCTGTATCAATATGGCGTTGAAGGTGAGCGTTTTATGGTGCTACAAACAGCTGGTAGCCTTGCGACCTCGCAGGCTGTATTCAACAAATTACAGAGCGATATTAATTTGCGCTCCGAGCACAGCTTACATACCGTCTCTTCATTATTTGACGGCGCGCAAATGGTTGGCGAGTGTATGCGTAACGTCATGACCAATGCACAAAGAGTTGCTAATGATAATAGTAGCGGTACTTTTACCAGCTCGTTTTTGTTAGGTGGTCAAATAAAAGGGCAACCGCCCGAGCTATATATGATTTATCCTGAAGGCAACTGTATTAGAGCCACTCAAGATACGCCATTTTTCCAGCTTGGTGAAAGCAAATATGGCAAACCCATCCTTGATCGATCAGTGAAATACGATACTGGGGTTAATCATGCTGCTCAAGCATTAATGCTGTCGTTTGATTCAACCATTCACTCCAACCTGTCTGTCGGTATGCCAATAGACTTTGTGATTTACCAAAATGATAGTCTCACGCTACCAAAAGGTCGCCGTATCGAGGAAGACGACGAATACTTTAAAACCATTAGTCGCCAGTGGTTAGAAGCGCTGCGTAATACGTTAGTTGAATTACCTGCCTGCCCTGATAATTATTGGGAGTAA
- a CDS encoding aromatic/alkene/methane monooxygenase hydroxylase/oxygenase subunit alpha, protein MTTTKNTKKLNLKEKYRLLTRDLDWDFSYEDRKEAFPHEDFEGIKITDWSKWEDPFRLTMDTYWKYQAEKEKKLYAIFDAFSQNNGQMNISDPRYLNAIKLFLTAVTPLEYQAYQGYANVGRQFSGIGARIACQMQSIDELRHVQTQIHAMSHFNKYFNGFQDWSHMHDRVWYLSVPKSFFEDARSAGPFEFLLAISFSFEYVLTNLLFVPFMSGAAHNGDMATVTFGFSAQSDEARHMTLGLEIIKFLLEQHEDNLPIVQKWIDKWFWRGTRLLSIVGMMMDYMLPNKVMSWKEAWEVYFEDAGGALFDDLARYGIRPPKYVEVIEKEKEHISHQAWWIFYNFGHASGFHTWIPTDEELNWLSEKYPDTFDKYYRPRWELAKKLEAEGKRFYSKGLPQLCQICQVPMTFTEMNDDPGQFSYRSTVYNDERYHMCSDGCQDIFNDEPEKYVQAWLPVHQILQGNCGGPELDDILTEYYRMNIGADNMDFKGSVDEANWKKWKGVA, encoded by the coding sequence ATGACTACTACTAAAAACACCAAAAAGCTCAACCTAAAAGAGAAATACCGTCTCTTAACCCGTGATCTTGACTGGGACTTTTCATACGAAGACAGAAAAGAAGCTTTTCCTCACGAAGATTTTGAAGGTATAAAAATTACAGACTGGTCAAAATGGGAAGATCCTTTCCGTTTGACGATGGATACTTATTGGAAGTATCAAGCTGAAAAGGAAAAAAAGCTATATGCTATTTTTGATGCTTTTTCTCAAAACAACGGTCAAATGAATATCTCAGATCCTCGCTATTTGAATGCCATCAAGCTATTTTTGACAGCCGTTACGCCACTAGAGTATCAAGCATACCAAGGCTACGCTAACGTTGGTCGTCAGTTTAGTGGTATTGGTGCACGTATCGCCTGTCAAATGCAGTCTATTGATGAGCTACGTCATGTCCAAACTCAGATTCATGCCATGAGCCATTTTAATAAGTACTTTAACGGTTTCCAAGACTGGAGTCATATGCATGACCGTGTCTGGTATCTATCTGTTCCCAAGTCGTTTTTTGAAGATGCGCGCTCAGCAGGGCCTTTTGAGTTTTTACTTGCGATTTCGTTCTCGTTTGAATACGTACTCACTAATTTACTGTTTGTACCTTTTATGTCTGGAGCTGCGCACAACGGCGACATGGCAACGGTGACTTTTGGTTTTAGTGCTCAATCAGATGAAGCACGTCATATGACGCTTGGACTTGAAATCATCAAGTTTTTACTTGAGCAGCACGAAGATAACCTTCCTATCGTGCAAAAGTGGATTGATAAGTGGTTTTGGCGTGGCACGCGTCTACTGTCCATCGTTGGCATGATGATGGATTATATGCTGCCAAACAAAGTTATGTCATGGAAAGAGGCTTGGGAGGTCTACTTTGAAGATGCTGGCGGGGCGTTATTCGATGATTTAGCTCGCTACGGTATCCGCCCACCAAAATATGTCGAAGTGATTGAAAAGGAAAAAGAACACATATCGCATCAGGCTTGGTGGATATTTTATAACTTTGGTCATGCTTCTGGATTCCATACTTGGATCCCAACCGATGAAGAGCTTAATTGGCTCAGTGAAAAATATCCAGATACTTTTGACAAGTATTATCGCCCTCGTTGGGAGCTGGCCAAAAAACTTGAAGCAGAAGGCAAACGCTTTTATAGCAAAGGCTTGCCGCAGTTATGTCAGATTTGCCAAGTGCCAATGACCTTTACGGAGATGAATGATGATCCAGGTCAGTTCAGTTATCGCAGTACTGTCTATAACGACGAGCGTTACCACATGTGTTCAGACGGCTGTCAAGATATTTTCAATGATGAACCTGAAAAATACGTACAGGCATGGCTACCCGTACATCAAATCTTGCAAGGCAACTGCGGTGGCCCAGAGCTAGACGATATTCTCACTGAATACTATCGCATGAATATCGGTGCCGACAATATGGATTTTAAAGGTTCTGTTGATGAAGCTAACTGGAAAAAATGGAAAGGTGTGGCTTAA
- a CDS encoding aromatic/alkene monooxygenase hydroxylase subunit beta: protein MSLEIKTSSLEPIRHTFANISRRFGEKPATRYQEATYDAQGTTNFHYKPLWNPDKTLNDKTYSVIQMTDWYDLKDPRQFYYGAYVQNRARLQDTAESNYKFFEKRDLLNNLSEEVLETVTFGLIPLRHVEQTANLNFMYGAAYGYGTAITQACLYAGMDRLGMAQYLSRIGLLIDGNSSDSLQQGKAYWMNDAAWQGVRALCENTLVVKDWFELFIAQSLVMDTVIHVVHYQHLDNWLVEHNGRDIAMLTEFMQDCFKDLTGWSNSVIKIIVAESEDNKAHCQQWLDKWLDKVLVAYQPLIEKLFGAEQAVIVVADIQAQLAKRCKTVGLSTVTAA, encoded by the coding sequence ATGTCTTTAGAAATCAAAACCTCCAGCCTTGAACCCATTCGTCATACCTTTGCTAATATCTCTCGGAGATTTGGTGAGAAGCCTGCTACTCGTTATCAAGAAGCGACTTATGACGCTCAGGGGACCACAAACTTTCATTATAAGCCCCTTTGGAATCCTGATAAGACTCTGAATGACAAAACTTACTCTGTCATTCAAATGACGGATTGGTATGACTTAAAAGATCCACGCCAGTTTTATTATGGGGCTTATGTTCAAAACCGTGCCCGCCTGCAAGATACAGCAGAAAGCAATTATAAATTTTTTGAAAAACGCGATCTTTTGAACAATCTAAGTGAAGAAGTGCTAGAAACCGTTACGTTTGGTTTGATACCGCTACGCCACGTTGAGCAAACGGCCAATCTAAACTTTATGTACGGCGCAGCTTATGGTTATGGTACTGCTATTACCCAAGCTTGTTTATATGCAGGTATGGACAGACTAGGTATGGCGCAATATTTATCGCGAATTGGGCTGTTAATCGATGGCAACTCTAGCGATTCATTGCAGCAAGGCAAAGCGTATTGGATGAACGATGCGGCGTGGCAAGGTGTTCGTGCGCTTTGTGAGAATACATTAGTGGTAAAAGATTGGTTTGAGCTGTTTATTGCGCAGTCTCTTGTTATGGATACCGTTATTCATGTCGTCCATTATCAGCACTTGGATAATTGGTTAGTCGAGCATAATGGCCGCGATATCGCGATGCTTACTGAGTTTATGCAAGATTGCTTCAAAGACCTAACAGGCTGGAGTAATAGTGTTATCAAAATCATCGTGGCTGAGAGTGAAGATAATAAGGCGCACTGCCAGCAATGGCTGGATAAATGGTTGGATAAAGTATTAGTAGCGTATCAGCCTTTGATTGAGAAGCTGTTCGGTGCAGAGCAAGCGGTAATTGTGGTAGCAGATATTCAAGCCCAATTGGCCAAACGCTGTAAGACCGTAGGGTTAAGTACTGTAACAGCAGCATAA
- a CDS encoding MmoB/DmpM family protein yields MSKVYLALQDNDMSRYIVQAVEEDNPKVTVIYQPAMIRMECENELVVNRATVEEKLGREWEIQELQLSLVTLGGNVEEEEDSLTLSWHQ; encoded by the coding sequence ATGTCAAAAGTATATCTAGCGCTGCAAGACAACGATATGTCACGCTATATCGTCCAAGCAGTAGAAGAAGACAACCCGAAAGTCACTGTCATTTACCAGCCAGCTATGATTCGTATGGAGTGTGAGAACGAGCTAGTTGTTAACCGCGCGACAGTCGAAGAAAAACTTGGTCGTGAGTGGGAAATTCAAGAGTTACAGTTAAGCTTAGTGACATTAGGCGGTAATGTCGAAGAAGAAGAAGACTCGCTGACCTTAAGTTGGCATCAGTAA
- a CDS encoding DUF819 family protein, whose translation MPATSSLAIDSLPLAFGIIMAIIGLVFYTQGLPGKFWRRFYAVLPGIVLCCFIPATLNSLGVFADGIGSQIYGFTATYLLPASLLLMTLSMDVPKILGLGWKAIAMFFAASIAIVISGPISLGVAKWISPSMFTDDTLWRGFSAVAGSWIGGAANQAAMKELFGVSDDLFGMMILVDTTNASLWLLAILVMAKHSDKIDRLLRADSSSIDKVIAAVESYERDHARPATLNDLMVMFGLCFAMVGVAHFIGGQIAGFFAPYSWAVQYSFASSFFWMVVIITLIGVIFSFTKVRRLDHVGASKIGTVFIFVLIAAIGMQINLAGIVSQWRLLLIGLLWMSIHVVIIFVVARLIRAPFFFLAVGSNANTGGASSAPIVATAFHPSLAPVGVFLGILGYAVGTFGGYISTQMMRLVVG comes from the coding sequence ATGCCCGCCACCTCAAGTTTAGCAATTGATAGTCTGCCATTAGCGTTTGGCATCATCATGGCAATTATCGGCTTAGTATTTTATACCCAAGGGCTGCCTGGTAAATTTTGGCGACGCTTTTATGCCGTATTGCCGGGTATCGTACTATGCTGCTTTATACCGGCGACGCTGAATAGCTTAGGCGTTTTCGCTGATGGTATTGGCTCGCAGATTTATGGTTTTACGGCTACCTACTTGTTGCCAGCAAGTTTGCTATTGATGACCTTGTCGATGGATGTCCCTAAGATACTAGGACTGGGCTGGAAAGCGATTGCTATGTTTTTTGCAGCCAGTATTGCCATTGTTATCAGTGGTCCGATTAGCTTAGGTGTGGCTAAGTGGATATCGCCCAGTATGTTTACCGATGATACCCTGTGGCGCGGATTTTCAGCAGTGGCGGGTAGCTGGATTGGCGGTGCGGCTAACCAAGCAGCAATGAAGGAGCTGTTTGGTGTCAGCGATGACTTATTTGGGATGATGATCTTGGTTGATACGACCAATGCTTCATTATGGCTATTGGCTATCTTGGTCATGGCCAAGCACAGCGATAAGATAGATCGTCTATTAAGGGCTGATAGTAGTAGTATTGATAAAGTCATCGCAGCGGTTGAGAGCTATGAGCGCGATCATGCACGTCCAGCGACACTGAATGACTTAATGGTAATGTTCGGCTTATGCTTTGCCATGGTAGGGGTGGCACACTTTATCGGCGGGCAGATAGCAGGGTTTTTTGCACCATACAGCTGGGCGGTACAATATAGTTTTGCCAGCTCATTCTTTTGGATGGTGGTCATTATTACCTTGATAGGTGTCATCTTTTCTTTTACCAAGGTCCGCAGGCTCGACCATGTTGGGGCATCAAAAATCGGCACGGTATTTATCTTTGTATTGATTGCTGCTATTGGTATGCAAATCAATCTAGCCGGCATCGTCTCACAATGGCGTTTATTGCTCATCGGTTTATTATGGATGAGTATTCATGTAGTGATTATTTTTGTGGTCGCTAGACTCATTCGTGCGCCATTTTTCTTTTTAGCAGTCGGCTCCAATGCCAATACTGGCGGCGCGTCCTCAGCACCGATTGTCGCTACGGCATTTCATCCATCGCTTGCGCCAGTTGGGGTGTTTTTGGGCATTCTTGGCTATGCGGTCGGTACGTTTGGTGGTTATATTAGTACGCAGATGATGCGGCTGGTGGTGGGGTGA